One stretch of Pelmatolapia mariae isolate MD_Pm_ZW linkage group LG3_W, Pm_UMD_F_2, whole genome shotgun sequence DNA includes these proteins:
- the LOC134619974 gene encoding interleukin-13 receptor subunit alpha-1-like: protein MTVAQRFFIFLCATTMTFNCKADYQLPEPTDVTYRWDDQFQVNVSWSWKKPDNLPKNCTVKYEVLRYGLPQSVESGLRSLVNNIPVKYFTEDTHSDHWNISIQAVLDPECSHWKKSRPVIKTIKTTKPRPTLVTDFRCSLESKRTKCFWKPVNESVKLNIFYRTSEKHDQIRACDWSTSHEKDVCYLNVNNLELGIYVLVETETGRNTLKPKFVTPLPKMNIAEDEGKLSLTWEHPGPAVGKCKLNYSVSITECSNVKTLHTIEPPLNITYNKNCQYKFQYSVQTVRYCILVSSDLSEVITHGENRSPDEMLTVIAIVVPIILSVCVILSCYCFQRNREIFCPRIPDPSTIFKEMMMTGNRDSKPIPGNLYTPVPEPTEHITLVSENTVPQENS, encoded by the exons ATGACTGTCGCTCAGCGGTTTTTCATCTTTCTCTGCGCCACCACCATGACTTTCAACTGTAAAGCAG ATTATCAACTTCCCGAACCAACAGACGTGACATATAGGTGGGATGACCAATTTCAAGTGAACGTGTCCTGGTCCTGGAAGAAGCCGGACAATCTCCCGAAAAACTGTACAGTCAAATATGAAGTATTGAGATATGGACTACCACAGTCAGTTGAG tcagGGCTCCGAAGCCTGGTTAATAATATCCCAGTGAAGTACTTCACAGAAGATACACACTCTGATCACTGGAATATCAGCATTCAAGCTGTTCTAGATCCTGAGTGTAGTCACTGGAAGAAAAGCAGACCTGTGATCAAAACCATTAAAACTACAAAGCCCCGCC CCACATTGGTGACGGACTTCAGATGTTCACTTGAGTCTAAGAGAACAAAGTGTTTCTGGAAACCAGTCAATGAGTCAGTCAAGCTGAACATCTTCTACAG GACTTCAGAGAAACATGATCAAATCAGAGCATGTGATTGGTCCACCAGCCATGAAAAGGATGTTTGTTATCTAAACGTGAATAATCTTGAATTAGGCATCTATGTGCTCGTGGAGACTGAAACTGGACGCAACACCCTCAAACCTAAATTTG TGACACCTTTACCAAAGATGAATATCGCAGAAGATGAAGGCAAACTCTCCCTGACATGGGAACATCCAGGTCCGGCTGTtggaaaatgtaaattaaactaTAGTGTCAGCATCACAGAGTGCAGTAACGTCAAA ACTCTCCACACTATAGAGCCACCTCTGAATATCACCTATAACAAAAACTGCCAATACAAATTCCAATACAGTGTGCAGACTGTTCGATACTGCATCTTAGTGTCCAGTGACCTCAGTGAAGTCATAACTCACG GGGAGAATAGGTCTCCAGATGAGATGCTGACTGTGATCGCCATCGTCGTCCCAATTATTCTTTCTGTCTGCGTCATTCTGTCCTGCTACTGCTTCCAGAG gaaCAGGGAAATCTTTTGTCCCAGGATACCTGATCCTTCAACAATATTCAAGGAAATGATGATGACTGGAAACAGAGATTCTAAG CCCATCCCTGGAAATCTGTACACACCGGTGCCAGAGCCCACTGAGCACATCACCCTTGTATCTGAAAACACGGTTCCTCAGGAAAACTCCTAA
- the il13ra1 gene encoding interleukin-13 receptor subunit alpha-1, with translation MFPSLLLLCCLSLTIESSHGEILPPRNVSLWRINDFDHNVTWVPPENSVGCDYKVSRDTNKVNDEDTSNTFYILEGVMNGNVLNVSIRSLCNGSSSEPVVVSETNPELVTDFQCFVHSQNQTNCSWSPTGIAADLRFFYRSEDEWNDIVSGIEECPSYTYTDGLRTGCYLPVSIQHSIWVLFNTTLNNKTVRNTFPKDLIYFVRPPPLNWKVKKSGNQFNITWYPPEVIAQDEWEYIINYTECGQLKSPIKQKEKTSYQLDRVPHCNYSMAIKAESDKKGETPWTDQQYFEADSGFSPLVFLAITIPLVVATLTVLTVMCYQKNKDTIFPKVPEPRDLLSDICDNNNKTALCNFHAMAVEEDNCKIALVVEPKISKPDW, from the exons ATGTTCCCAAGTTTGTTACTTCTGTGCTGCCTGTCTCTGACGATCGAATCCAGTCACG GCGAAATCTTACCACCACGAAATGTGTCCCTGTGGAGGATTAATGACTTTGACCATAACGTGACCTGGGTACCACCAGAGAATTCTGTCGGATGCGACTATAAAGTGTCTAGAGATACAAACAAAGTAAACGATGAAGACACT TCCAATACTTTCTATATTTTGGAGGGGGTAATGAATGGAAACGTATTAAATGTGTCTATCAGAAGTCTTTGTAATGGGTCATCGAGCGAGCCAGTGGTCGTCAGTGAAACTAATCCAG AGCTGGTGACAGATTTTCAGTGCTTCGTCCACtcccaaaaccaaacaaactgctCTTGGTCACCAACCGGTATCGCCGCAGATCTCCGTTTCTTCTACAG GTCTGAGGATGAGTGGAATGACATCGTCAGTGGAATAGAAGAATGCCCATCGTATACTTACACTGATGGTCTGAGGACTGGCTGTTATCTGCCAGTGAGCATACAACATTCTATATGGGTCTTGTTTAACACAACACTGAACAACAAAACTGTCAGGAACACCTTCCCTAAAGACCTCATTTACTTTG TGAGACCACCGCCCCTTAACTGGAAAGTCAAGAAAAGTGGGAATCAATTTAATATTACTTGGTACCCTCCTGAAGTGATTGCACAGGACGAGTGGgaatatataataaattacACTGAGTGTGGTCAACTAAAA AgtccaataaaacaaaaagaaaaaacatcataCCAGCTGGACCGGGTCCCTCACTGTAACTACAGCATGGCTATCAAAGCAGAGAGTGATAAAAAGGGAGAAACACCGTGGACCGACCAACAGTATTTTG AAGCAGACTCAGGCTTCAGTCCATTAGTGTTTCTTGCGATTACAATCCCATTGGTGGTTGCCACCCTGACAGTCCTGACTGTGATGTGTTACCAGAA AAACAAGGATACTATCTTTCCCAAAGTACCAGAGCCTCGGGATCTCCTCAGTGATATCTGTGACAACAACAATAAG aCGGCCCTGTGCAACTTTCATGCCATGGCAGTGGAAGAAGACAACTGTAAAATTGCTCTTGTGGTAGAGCCCAAAATCAGCAAGCCAGACTGGTGA